The Lolium rigidum isolate FL_2022 chromosome 2, APGP_CSIRO_Lrig_0.1, whole genome shotgun sequence genomic interval AGAGGAGGCTGAGGCCGCGGCCGAGAGTAAGAAACGACTTCTTCTTCTCATCTCTCTTCTTTGCCTATGGGCGAAGCTGCAACCACCCCACATAGGCGGTTCAGTTAAGGGTAAGAGGAAGAACATTGTGTGCATCGTCTAGCCGGAGGCAAGGTGCTCGAAGACGATTACTTCAAGGACAGCTCAATATGTGGGGCCAAAATCTTTCGTTGCCGTTTTTGGATGAGCAAAGATACATTTCAGAAGAATGTAAAGGTGTGAGGGAGTATGATAGCTATTTCGTCTGCAAAAAAGATTACACTGGGAAGTGCACGGCAGCCTTGAGGTATCTTGCATATGGAGCTCATCCTATTACATACGCATGGCTGAGTCCACAGTCCTACAGATTTTGCCGGGCGGTTGTAGCAGTGTTTGGGCCGCACTACTTAGGGGGCACCCAATGAAGAAGACATAGCTCAGATATTGACTTAAAATGCAGCAAGAGGATCTTCAGGTGTACTTGGAAGCATCGACTGCATGAATTGTGGTTTGAAGAATTGTCCCCATGGTAGGGGATGTACAAGGATCACACTAGTGAGTGCAATGTCGCTCTTGAAGCCATGTCTGACTATGACCTACGTATTTTGCATGCATTTTTTTTGGCATGGCTAGATCGCACAATAATATCAACGTGCTTCGGCGCTCACTAGTTTTTGGTAAACTTGCCGAAGGCCATGCCCATGTGATCAACTGTGAAGTCAATGGCTACACATAAAACAATGGATATTACTTGGCCGATGGCATTTATCCTCGGTGGgcgacatttgtgaagacaatctgcACACCTTCCACTGAAAAGATGACATGGTTTTCATAGTGCCAGGAGGCCACCAAGAAGGATGTTGAGCGGGCATTTGGCGTGCTCTAAGCTCGTTTTGCCATTGTCAGGTACCTTTCTTTAACTTGGGCTACTTCTCATATGTGGGTGGTGATGAATGCCTGCATGATTAtgaacaacatgatcatcgagtgtGACCGCGATGATCCCCAAGCTGCGGATATGAACTCTGAGAGCCAAGGACCTCTAGCTGAAGTTGATCACGAGGTGCCGACCGAGCTTTCAGCTTTCATCGGCATGTAGCAAGAAATCCACGATGAGCAAATGCATCTCCAACTTTGCGATGATCTGATGgagcatttgtgggcgaggaaaGGAAACATTCTTGATATGTGTCttggctttttaaactatttaatCTTATttgtatgagttgtaatgaaCAATTTGGTTTGGTGTGCAAATAATTTATTTAATTTGCTCCCAATTTGGCCGCAGCTTTTCCGGTGCCCCCAAACGGCTCTGTCTTTGGAGGGCACCGGTGGCCGGTGGGGATGCTCTCTCTTTCATGTTGAACCGTGACAGGGATACAAAACTATGCCCGTGGGCCAGCCCTTTTCACGGCACGTCGAAAGCATGCTGGCCCGAAACCTCAACGTCCCATGTATCCGACGGCGAAATCCGTGGACCCGAAGGCTTTCTCCTCCTCATCGATCATTCCCGTTCGCCCATCGTGGTCGATTCGGAGCAGGAACCGCGCGACCAGTAATCAGCACACTCGCGACACGCTTTCGCGACACATTTCCAAACGAGTCCGCACACGCCATGCTAGCTTCAGTGTGAGTGTGTGACTAGCACTTGCCGTTTGGTGCGAGTGAGCCGGAACCGGAAGCAATGGGGCAGCTTCCGGAATTGTTTATGCGGTGGGGCACACACGGTGGCGGCAGATAGGTCAAGCACGATCAAAACGTCGGCGGAGTAATTCAGGAAGGCCCGAGGAAGCACCTTGCCCGTTGAAGCCAGACTTTCATGGTCTGGTCTCGCCGGCCGCTTCTTTCTTTCAGAAATCGAAGCAGACTGTCGTGGCCAGAAAGGGAAATGGGGAAGCATCACACAAGCGACCCAAATGTAGCAAAATACGAGATTCATGGCTCAACAGGTTTATTAATCTGCAAAAAGAGATCCACAGCTCCACGGTCTTGGAAGATGGAATCGGCCTAGCATATAGCAACCTAATCTCCTAATTaagagtagtactcgtcgtctctGTTTCTCCATGCCGCCTATCTACAGGTCACAGCGCAAGCTCTGCTTCTCACTGGAAGCCGCCCAGGCCGTTGAGCAGCAGCTCGTGCGGGCGCAGCAGCGTCGGGGTGGGCATCAGCGGCAGCGGGGACGGGTAAGGGAAATCGTAGTCAGAGACCTCGGGGAGGttggcgtcgtcgccgccgccgggcaTGAGCGGGGCGCGGCAGAGCGGGCAGGTGCGCTGCTCGTGCGCCATCCAGCGGTCGATGCAGCCGCGGTGGAAGACGTGGCGGCAGTTGGGGAGCCGCCgcacctcgtcgccgccgccgacgccgcagaGGCACACGGAGCAGTCGCCGCCCGCGCACACCGACGGGGAGGACGCCAGCAGCTCGTCGAGACGCAGCGCGGGCAGCGCCTCGTCGACGGCCACCGCCGGGAGGGCGCGGAAGCCCGGCCGCCGGTGCTGCAGCGAGGCTGAGGCTGACCCGTGCCAGTGCGCGTCGTCCTGCGCCGGTAATGGCGCGTTGACGCCGACGTCGATGAGGTCGCCCAGGCCGACGGCGTGGAAGGACCAgacgaggaagcggtggaggtggcccaggaggaggagcgcgtggAGGAGCAGGCGTGGGAGGAGCAGCTCCGAGTAGCTCACCGGGAAGCCCATGGCGTCGATCTTGCCGGAGAGTTTGAGATGGTTTCTTTGATGCGTGTGTCGCCGAGCAGACAGGAGCACGGGGGTGACAACTGACAGTGGAAGTGGTGGGGCTATTATATAGAGCGTGAATCGAGGAAGACGACGCCGGGAGGGGAATAACGCGGAAAGATCGACGACGAGTGTGGGGGTGGCCTCGGGCGGCGGTAGTTGGTTGGTCCCGCCGTGGCGTGGGTGTGCGTGTTGGCCAGCCTCAGGATTGGACGGTGGACTCATATGCTGCCTCTGGCCCATCCATCATTTCTTTCCAAATTATGGGTGTCCCATTTATTCTTCTAATTCATAATTCATAAATGTGCATTTTCAGTACGCTGGTTTACTCATTTTTGTCCATATATAATGCACACATCAAATAATTAATAATCAATTATCCTAATCCCTCCATTCCTACAAAGATTCGCAACTGTTTTCGGATATGGATGAATCTATAgctaaaacatgtctatatacCTCCGTATCTAGATAAGGTTGACAAGCTTTTTCAGAAATGGAAGAGATACGTATTAATAGCTACTTCGATTAGCTTTCGTCCAAATGTCACATGGGGGCAGATGTGTTTCGCTGAAATCTAAAGGTGACTGCAAAATTCACCGTGGATTCCTCATATAAAACGTTGATCCAACCATTACAACCGGTTATTAATATTAAGAATATATGGAGGATGAAGACACCTATGAAGACAGAAGTGTTCGCATGGTATCTTCGTTTCATGGGGTAATCCTTACTAAGGATAACATTGTAAAACATAATTGgctagaaagtaaaaaaaaaagtgtattttatcatcatgatgagacaattaaacacctattcttccaatgccactttgcaagatttatatggtcagtcatccaaataGGCTCTACCTTATATCCGCCACGAAGTGTTGCCAATATTTTTGTCAATTGGCTTAATGGGATGGATCACAGATTTGAACTACTTATTATGATGGGAGCTAGTGTTGTTATTtgatcgctttggctatgtagaaatgataaagtGTTTAATGATAAAATtattctcttatgcaggttatccACTGGTGCAGTACTTTGCACCATTCATGGTCACTTATTCAGCGTATGGATAATCGTGACatgtttatggaggtgtctacactgcTGAAGGACACGGCAGGGCAGTTTATTACTAAACATCGATGGGAGCATAATCTCAGGATTGGTTCTTCGCCATCTTAGGGGTCGATACAGCATCATGTTTTTGTATCGAGACTTTTTTTATGCTTTTTGATCCTGGGTTTGTAAGCGGTTGTGTGCATCTCAGTTATGCAGAAGTGAGGTGTAACGCTTAATATATTTATGTAATAAAGTTCCTTTATCGGAAAAATTAATACAATACATTTCATCATAAATATTCAAGCATATATTAACGTACATTCAGGGTAAAAAATAATTGTAGGGGAGTCAAAACCCAATAGGCAACTACTCCGAGCTGCTCAAATCGAACAACAACTTTCTCCTTTTTCATGAATGCGCCTTCGGCTGCAATCAACCATAGATTTAGACATATAATTTAATAcataataaaataaactaagtatTAGCCATTCTTCCATCGATGGTTACGAACAATTTCTTATAGGTCCTCCTTCATTTAACCCTACACACGAGTGGCTCATGGTCTTCTTGTCTCAAACATGTAACATTAGAACGCAGTTGCATAGTTTTAGCAGGTGGAAAACATTAGTCATGAATATTTGCAACAATTTTCCCATGAACTGATATTCCCCTTAGGAGTCCTAGCTAGCAACCATTTCCTCTAAGCGAAAAGTGAAAACACATAATTTTACCGCATCAGGGTTTATATCTTTTATGCGCATAATTTCATATATCTCAATAAAAGTGTTTAAGTGCATACCTGCATCCTCAGAAGGGAACAACCAAAGTGGGTTTGTTGAACAAAGTTTAAGAAGCTAGGATTAATTTCATATTTCTCCACATCAACAACGGGTTGAGTGATAAGTGCACGATTAGTAGAAAGCTCCCCCAACTACTTCATTGCCATACCTCTAATAGCAAGCTCTCCCAACTTCTTAATTGCCACTATGAATTCCAGGCATCGCAAGGAAACATGGTTATTAAGATAAACACACAAAGCATTAATATTTATGACGCTAATGTAAACCCCTAAATTGTAATCACAGTACCGACCGATATCCACTCTCTCACTTTGGTATAAGTGTCGGATCCTTACTACCTCTACTCTCGCTTTAATACTTGTATCAATCTTTGCAGACTTGGATACCAGTTAAACTTAGGATTGAGgcaaaatataaacaaaaaagaTGGATCTTGATTGACATACTAAACAGTATCCCATGAATAAAAAAGATGCACTTGATGATGCGAGGCTAGGCATCAGCCCTTAGTCCATGAGGACTCATCACACATAATTACACAACAATCATAACATTGTATTAGAAATCTTGAATCGATGAATAATAAATAGTTTTACAATGTTGCCAGTCGTGATGAAATCAATATTACAAAGTAGATGAGAGGGGCAGGTGGTGATGATGGATGAGGCGCTGGAGTCGATAGTGATGAAGATGGAGCGTCGATGGAGAATGGATTTGACTTGTGGCGATGGAATGAGGTGTTTCGTGGTGTTCTCTCCTTGATGCCCTAGTGGGCTTCACAACAAAAACTTGGTTTGACGAGGCGGAGCCACCGACCTCTCGTACGGTCATCCCGTACGGACTGGGGTGACTGTACCCGTGGTCGGTAAAACTACTACTTCCTATCTTCACGGACTGGTTCACTTGGTGATAATCCTATCTCGTAATTCTTCATTACTTGCCATTGATTTTCTCCTTAAGATGTCCATTTTTGCACACAATCAAATAACAAGGATATTTGCACATCATTGCAATAATCAGTGATTAACGACAAATTCAGAAAGATATTTTCATCAGAATGGTGGAAGATATCCGGTTTAAAAAGTGATAAAGATGCGTGTCTTACCACTCATCAACATCCCCCAGGTAAGCCTTGAACATCCATGACAAAGAAACATAGATCATACGGAGCTTTATGTTTAAGTTGAAATATCTAAAAGGCAAGTTCACTTACAATTGGTAGCCATAGCCCACACATTTTCATCTAAAAGCTTAGCATGGATAGTGTAATGGCAACATATCATACATGTTTTGTTATGCCAAGACAACTAAAATAAATTTTTCATTAACAAGAACGATTAGATGAGTAACCAAAATTCTACCTTTCTATGGGCAACACATGTTGGCCAAGAATTGATTtgtatttcaaaacttctaaatattAACAGTGAGAGGGCATGCCAAATGAATAATAGAATTAGAGCATCTCATTTTGAACACCTACTTGTCAACTCATGGCTATCTTCTTTATGTTCATTGTTTTCCAGGATCTTCAATTCTTCAGTAAAGAGGTAATGCCAAAAGATGTTATTCGCTTTGTAACCAGAATGAGCAGACTAGGAAGGAACACTCATGACCATAACCAGAATGAGCAGACTAGGAATGAGCAGCTGCTTCTAGCCTTTAAGGACTGGTTGACTTGGTGATAATCTTAGTTTGTATTTTTTATTAGTAATAAGAAGATTTGCACATCTTTGCGATAATTAGTGGTTGGAAGCAAGTTTAGAGAGATATTTGCATCATAATGATGAAAGGTATCTGGTttaaatgaagataaagataagtGTTTTTACCACTCATCATACCACCTTGGTGGCGGTGGACCTTTGAGGGAAGGTCGGTGCAGCGGAGGTCAAGCTTTGAGCAAGGTGGTGCGGCGAGACGGCCACTGGCGGCAATGGCAGATAGCCTAGACGGCGTGGTGGACCAGATCTGGAgttaggcggtggcggtggccgatcTGGAGTCTAACGATGGCGCTGgcctatcttcttcttcccttcctttcttgttCTCCACCGCTTCCGGCTTCCAATAATAAAATGACACGCAGCGGTTATCGGAAAATCGACTGTGCCCACAGATACCGGTAAACTAGCATAGGCTAAGCGTTGAAGCGTATTTGTAACGATGAAGCGGGGGTGTTCCCCTTGTAGGTATAAGAGTGAATTCTAATTTTTACCCCGTAGTTCTGCAgttgtgacactaattaccctGTTGAATAAAAAAGTATCCATATTATGCATTTTAGAATATTTGGACCTTCGATTTCTGGTGCGTATTCATTGGAAAAGTTATGAGGTGATTACCTACTTTCAAAAATATCAGTACGggaacaaggaatgaaatttttttggATAAGAGAAGTATGGACATAATCGTAGATGAGGGTCTCCGATATTTACACATTTTGTCGCATCACATCGACGAAATACGCCGGTTCTATCTTAGAAATACAAACAAAATGCTAAATTAGAGTAAAACCATGTTTAAAACTTATATATGGGATATTTTTGTAAACGTTGCATtaaatggggtaatatgtgtcCAAATACGTAACTAtaaggtaaaaagtggaattcactctaggTATAAATTCGTCAGAAAATTAGGTTTAATATTAGGATTAATAATGTTTCTAACTTAAAGAGGCGAGAAGTGAAAGGAGAGGAAAATAGCAGCCACTGGAAGGTTCTTTTGTCTATACTTTTGCTTTCAGATCGAGGAGGGTGGCTCCTATAGGTCGCAGGAagtcgggggattttataatttgccacacttttctttgCACTTCTATCATTTATCATTTTATCGCAAGTTCACAGCTCCGTTCTTCCTTTTTTTCCCAGAGAGAAGCTCTAATCTTCCTTGTCCTCCTACTGAGCTTGGATTCAACCGGGTCACAATCGTTTGACCAGTCTCAGGTTGCTGCTCCTGCACAACGAACTCTTTGTAAGCATTTGGTCGCTTGGGCTTGTGAGGTGAGGACTGAGGAGCTCGGTTTTGACTTGAGTTCTTTTCCATGGAATGTTAGCACACACGCCATGGGAAAGGTAGGCTTGAACAAAGACTTGAGTTCTATGATTAACTGTCAAATTCCTTATTCGGCCAGCGAGATTGCTAAGGAATATTTAAGGGCATAAAGCGACAGAGGAAAGGCCCCAGTAACCACTTGCTTAGAAGATTATGTTAGGTGCCAGCTACGAGACAAGGACGACACCTTCCGGGCGATCTTCTTGCAGCCTCCCTCTTGGACCGGCTAACTAATTGTGTTGGCTCTTTTCGCTTGGGCATTTTACCATCTCCTAGATTAAGCGTCTCCGTATCGATGAGGGATCCGGTGTTCCGTTCTAAAAGTTCAGACAAGATCTGTTCAGTAAGTGTGCCACTCACTCAAGCTGGTCGCCTCCAACCGCCTTGTATTCTAGGAATCGTTTGCATTCGCCATTATATATGCGCGCCAAGATTATGTGTATAATTATAGATAACCTATGGCTTATGGTTGGCAGGCTACCGGTCTATCATCTGAAAGAACAAGAGTAGGCCAAGAAAGTACGCTGGGATTTGGTTCCTTGCACGAACCGAAAGTGACTTCCATGGTCAGCCTTAGGCAAGCAGTCAAGCAGTCGCGCGCAAATGGCTTTCAGGGTCTCCGGAGTCCGACCTCGTGCTGGTGGCGGCCGTGAAAAGAGACGACAAATCGCCGATGGCTGCCGGTGTTGGAAAATAGTCTCCTTACTTGAGTGGAGCAGTGGGATTAGTCGAACTTGACGAGGGAGGAACGAAAACCTCTTTTTACAGTGAACAGTACCTACAGCAGTGACGTCAGCCATGTGCTGACCAATTTTGTCACAAAATTGTGAAACAAATTTGAAACATAATTGAAATATAATTGAAAcactaatatttttgtgaaaTAAACCGTAGTGACGTCAGTAATGAtgtcatcagtttcactttttgtcagactgtttcacaatatttttcatgtatcactttagtttcaaaaaagtttcacttatgtttcaattattagttttatattagacaAATGTCAAAAGCCACACCAATCACCAATCTTAAAGTAGAGAGTGGATGGTAGATGTGACACCTACACCTACCGGCTCCTTTAAAATCACCGCTCTCGAGGGAGGAACAATTGTGGCACGAAAGGCATGTGAGAGAAGTGCTGGTCTAAGTGGTAGCTTGGCTACCTCGCTGTATCTATCGCACAATGAACATGACAAGCGATGGAGCTGTTATTTATCAAGCATGTACacatttttcaataaaaagaatatattaataGCGTGAGGTAATAATGGTTGGCAAGGGGAGGTAGGATATTTTAGAAAATTAGCCTCGTGTTGGAGTGATGATATAGATGCTAATATTAGAAAAAAGGAGAAATCTCTGATGGAGGATTATGATACCCTAGATATAAAATCTGAAACTTGAGATCTATCTAATGAGATAGCTAGATTGAATGTTATCTACCTAGAGCTCAGTAACTATTGGTTGAATAAAGAGACTAAAGCTAAACAAAGATCTAAGaaggagatagaaatactgtttattttcatattttatcaaatcaaagaagaaggaaaaaaaaacgaTATCAATCCTTGATGGACTTGAGGATCCAGTAACAAATACTTTTAGTTCTTTGCAGGAAGTGACGTCCATGGCCAGCATTTTGCAAGCAGTCAAACAGTCGTGCGTGGATGGCTTTCAGGGTCTCCGGAGACCGGCTTCGAGCTAGTGGCGGCCGCGAAAAGAGACGACATATTGCCGATGGCTGCTGGTTTTAGGAAAGAGCCTCTTGCTTAGGTGAGTGGGGCTGTGGGACAATAGCTGCTCTGTTTCTGGTATGGCGGGAACGAGGGGCGGGAATTGGGGATGAGAGTCGGAGGCTAGAAAAAACAGGGACCAACATGGGTACACATCTCCCGATCGATTTTTCTACATGGGGGACGCAATCGAATCAGTTTCGGTACGATAAACCTGTACGGTACCGTGGGTCGAGGAATGTGAACCCGACAATTACTGAATTTTCAGCAGTTGTACAAAAGAGAGAAGAATAATCTACAAACATCAACATCAAAGGGAGAACAGACTAGAAATTACATGAAATCTTTGAGCCCTTGAGGTGTTAACCCTAGCAGCCTGTAGCTTGTGATTCGAGTTCGACTCTCGCCAGTGGCTTGCGTTGTTTACTAGGTCGGGTAATTAGTAATTGGGTCAAACCGAGGCTACGGGGTCGGTGAACTTCGGTCGAGTACAGAGAGGCAGGGGCGCATTTCAGCACTAAATCCTACGACTGGAACCTTGTTCCTAAATCCGATTCTGGGACGATGAATCGGTATCGTGGGAGAGACTACCTTTCCCTATTTCCAGCTGCTATGCGTGGGACTGGTCGTGACGAGGTGGCAAAGCCGTGGCACGACAGGCATGTCAGTGAAGTGTTGCTCGAAGTGGTAGGTTGACACCGTGTATGGATACTTTCATGGATTTTTCATCCATATGCATTTTGGTCCAGTAGGAGATGTATGGATCCATACTTGGTTTGGGTCTGTTTATGCACTTCGATTGGTTGCCAAAAATTTCAATTTAGCTTTGTGAGAGAAACGAAGGCCCATTCTTTCGATGAGGTGTTTTGTCTAGTAACTAGCTGGTCATGTTTTTGTTATGTACTGAACAGGGATATGATAACCTCTTCTCGAACTGGTGAGAACCAACCATTTTGTGCATTACTATGGGACAATAACATAAGTAAGCAACATACATAAGATCATACAAAGCAACAGACAACAGATTGAACATAAACTTCATGACAAcatatgttcatata includes:
- the LOC124688057 gene encoding brassinosteroid-responsive RING protein 1-like, which produces MGFPVSYSELLLPRLLLHALLLLGHLHRFLVWSFHAVGLGDLIDVGVNAPLPAQDDAHWHGSASASLQHRRPGFRALPAVAVDEALPALRLDELLASSPSVCAGGDCSVCLCGVGGGDEVRRLPNCRHVFHRGCIDRWMAHEQRTCPLCRAPLMPGGGDDANLPEVSDYDFPYPSPLPLMPTPTLLRPHELLLNGLGGFQ